A stretch of the Hippoglossus hippoglossus isolate fHipHip1 chromosome 1, fHipHip1.pri, whole genome shotgun sequence genome encodes the following:
- the nt5c2b gene encoding cytosolic purine 5'-nucleotidase isoform X2, producing MTTSWSDRLQNYADLPANMDRLSMKKYRREPYHRVFVNRSLAMEKIKCFGFDMDYTLAVYKSPEYESLGFELTVERMVSIGYPQELLSFVYDPSFPTRGLVFDTMYGNLLKVDAYGNILVCVHGFNFLRGPEIRERYPNKFIQRDDTERFYILNTLFNLPETYLFACLVDFFSNCDRYTSCETGFKDGDLFMSYKSMFQDVRDSVDWVHFKGTLKEKTVENLEKYVVRDGKLPLLLSRMNEVAKVFLATNSDFKYTDKIMTYLFDFPHGPKPGTSHRPWKSYFDLILVDARKPLFFGEGTVLRQVDTTTGRLKIGTYTGPLQHGIVYSGGSSDIVCDLLGAKGKDIVYIGDHIFGDILKSKKRQGWRTFLVIPELAQELHVWTDKSSLFEELQGLDIFLAELYKHLDSSSNERPDISTLQGRVKKVTHDMDMCYGMMGSLFRSGSRQTLFASQVMRYADLYAASFINLLYYPFSYLFRAAHVLMPHESTVEHTHVDIDMESPLATRNRTHCNDCKDMECKRNQLTRSFSEIKPPNLFPQTPQEITHCHDEDDDEEEEEEEEEEEEEE from the exons GGTGTTTGTCAACAGAAGTTTGGCCATGGAGAAGATTAAGTGCTTTGGCTTTGACATGGATTACACTTTAGCAG tgtaCAAGTCACCGGAGTACGAGTCACTCGGCTTTGAGCTCACAGTGGAGCGCATGGTCTCCATCGGTTACCCCCAGGAGCTGCTCAGTTTTGTGTACGACCCATCCTTTCCCACCAG GGGCCTTGTGTTTGATACCATGTATGGAAACCTGTTGAAGGTAGATGCCTATGGTAATATCCTGGTCTGTGTCCACGGATTCAACTTCCTCCGAGG CCCAGAGATTCGTGAACGGTACCCAAACAAGTTCATCCAGAGAGATGATACAGAGCGCTTTTATATCCTTAACACACTCTTCAACCTGCCAG AGACCTACCTCTTTGCATGCCTTGTGGACTTTTTCTCCAACTGTGACAGATACACAAG ctGTGAAACCGGCTTCAAAGATGGAGACCTCTTCATGTCCTACAAGAGCATGTTCCAGGACGTCCGCGACTCAGTTGACTGGGTCCACTTCAAG GGTACGCTGAAGGAGAAGACAGTTGAGAACCTGGAGAAGTATGTAGTGAGGGAT GGGAagctgcctctcctcctcagcagaaTGAATGAAGTAGCCAAGGTTTTCTTGGCTACCAACAGTGACTTCAAATACACTGAC AAAATCATGACCTACCTGTTTGACTTTCCTCATGGCCCCAag CCTGGTACCTCCCACCGACCGTGGAAGTCCTACTTTGATCTGATCCTGGTGGACGCCAGGAAGCCGCTGTTCTTCGGGGAGGGGACGGTGCTCCGACAAGTCGACACG aCAACAGGGCGTCTGAAGATAGGAACCTACACAGGACCTCTGCAGCATGGGATAGTCTACTCTGGAG GTTCGTCAGACATCGTGTGCGACCTCCTTGGAGCCAAGGGGAAGGACATCGTGTACATCGGGGACCACATCTTCGGAGACATCCTCAAGTCCAAGAAGCGTCAAGGCTGGAGGACGTTCCTGGTCATACCCGAGCTGGCCCAGGAACTGCATGTGTGGACCGACAAGAGCT CATTATTTGAAGAACTGCAGGGCCTGGACATTTTCTTGGCTGAACTCTACAA ACAtctggacagcagcagcaacgaGAGGCCAGACATCAGCACTCTTCAGGGAAGAGTCAAG AAAGTGACACACGACATGGACATGTGCTACGGCATGATGGGTAGCCTTTTCCGCAGTGGCTCCAGACAGACCCTGTTTGCCTCCCAAGTGATGCGATACGCCGACCTGTACGCCGCCTCCTTCATCAATCTACTGTACTACCCCTTCAGCTACCTCTTCCGGGCCGCACATGTGCTG ATGCCCCATGAGTCGACGGTCGAACACACCCACGTGGACATCGACATGGAGTCGCCGCTGGCCACGCGCAACCGCACCCACTGCAACGACTGCAAGGACATGGAGTGCAAACGCAACCAGCTGACCCGCTCCTTCAGCGAGATCAAACCTCCCAACCTCTTCCCACAGACCCCCCAGGAGATCACTCACTGCCACGATGAAGatgacgacgaggaggaggaggaggaggaggaggaggaggaagaggaagagtag
- the nt5c2b gene encoding cytosolic purine 5'-nucleotidase isoform X1 produces MTTSWSDRLQNYADLPANMDRLSMKKYRREPYHRVFVNRSLAMEKIKCFGFDMDYTLAVYKSPEYESLGFELTVERMVSIGYPQELLSFVYDPSFPTRGLVFDTMYGNLLKVDAYGNILVCVHGFNFLRGPEIRERYPNKFIQRDDTERFYILNTLFNLPETYLFACLVDFFSNCDRYTSCETGFKDGDLFMSYKSMFQDVRDSVDWVHFKGTLKEKTVENLEKYVVRDGKLPLLLSRMNEVAKVFLATNSDFKYTDKIMTYLFDFPHGPKPGTSHRPWKSYFDLILVDARKPLFFGEGTVLRQVDTTTGRLKIGTYTGPLQHGIVYSGGSSDIVCDLLGAKGKDIVYIGDHIFGDILKSKKRQGWRTFLVIPELAQELHVWTDKSFASDYFQVSQCIRKRTQQGLDLEQKLQRQTLSLFEELQGLDIFLAELYKHLDSSSNERPDISTLQGRVKKVTHDMDMCYGMMGSLFRSGSRQTLFASQVMRYADLYAASFINLLYYPFSYLFRAAHVLMPHESTVEHTHVDIDMESPLATRNRTHCNDCKDMECKRNQLTRSFSEIKPPNLFPQTPQEITHCHDEDDDEEEEEEEEEEEEEE; encoded by the exons GGTGTTTGTCAACAGAAGTTTGGCCATGGAGAAGATTAAGTGCTTTGGCTTTGACATGGATTACACTTTAGCAG tgtaCAAGTCACCGGAGTACGAGTCACTCGGCTTTGAGCTCACAGTGGAGCGCATGGTCTCCATCGGTTACCCCCAGGAGCTGCTCAGTTTTGTGTACGACCCATCCTTTCCCACCAG GGGCCTTGTGTTTGATACCATGTATGGAAACCTGTTGAAGGTAGATGCCTATGGTAATATCCTGGTCTGTGTCCACGGATTCAACTTCCTCCGAGG CCCAGAGATTCGTGAACGGTACCCAAACAAGTTCATCCAGAGAGATGATACAGAGCGCTTTTATATCCTTAACACACTCTTCAACCTGCCAG AGACCTACCTCTTTGCATGCCTTGTGGACTTTTTCTCCAACTGTGACAGATACACAAG ctGTGAAACCGGCTTCAAAGATGGAGACCTCTTCATGTCCTACAAGAGCATGTTCCAGGACGTCCGCGACTCAGTTGACTGGGTCCACTTCAAG GGTACGCTGAAGGAGAAGACAGTTGAGAACCTGGAGAAGTATGTAGTGAGGGAT GGGAagctgcctctcctcctcagcagaaTGAATGAAGTAGCCAAGGTTTTCTTGGCTACCAACAGTGACTTCAAATACACTGAC AAAATCATGACCTACCTGTTTGACTTTCCTCATGGCCCCAag CCTGGTACCTCCCACCGACCGTGGAAGTCCTACTTTGATCTGATCCTGGTGGACGCCAGGAAGCCGCTGTTCTTCGGGGAGGGGACGGTGCTCCGACAAGTCGACACG aCAACAGGGCGTCTGAAGATAGGAACCTACACAGGACCTCTGCAGCATGGGATAGTCTACTCTGGAG GTTCGTCAGACATCGTGTGCGACCTCCTTGGAGCCAAGGGGAAGGACATCGTGTACATCGGGGACCACATCTTCGGAGACATCCTCAAGTCCAAGAAGCGTCAAGGCTGGAGGACGTTCCTGGTCATACCCGAGCTGGCCCAGGAACTGCATGTGTGGACCGACAAGAGCT TTGCATCAGACTATTTCCAAGTATCGCAGTGCATCAGAAAAAGGACTCAGCAGGGACTTGACCTAGAACAGAAGCTGCAACGTCAGACCTTGT CATTATTTGAAGAACTGCAGGGCCTGGACATTTTCTTGGCTGAACTCTACAA ACAtctggacagcagcagcaacgaGAGGCCAGACATCAGCACTCTTCAGGGAAGAGTCAAG AAAGTGACACACGACATGGACATGTGCTACGGCATGATGGGTAGCCTTTTCCGCAGTGGCTCCAGACAGACCCTGTTTGCCTCCCAAGTGATGCGATACGCCGACCTGTACGCCGCCTCCTTCATCAATCTACTGTACTACCCCTTCAGCTACCTCTTCCGGGCCGCACATGTGCTG ATGCCCCATGAGTCGACGGTCGAACACACCCACGTGGACATCGACATGGAGTCGCCGCTGGCCACGCGCAACCGCACCCACTGCAACGACTGCAAGGACATGGAGTGCAAACGCAACCAGCTGACCCGCTCCTTCAGCGAGATCAAACCTCCCAACCTCTTCCCACAGACCCCCCAGGAGATCACTCACTGCCACGATGAAGatgacgacgaggaggaggaggaggaggaggaggaggaggaagaggaagagtag
- the nt5c2b gene encoding cytosolic purine 5'-nucleotidase isoform X3, protein MTTSWSDRLQNYADLPANMDRLSMKKYRREPYHRVFVNRSLAMEKIKCFGFDMDYTLAVYKSPEYESLGFELTVERMVSIGYPQELLSFVYDPSFPTRGLVFDTMYGNLLKVDAYGNILVCVHGFNFLRGPEIRERYPNKFIQRDDTERFYILNTLFNLPETYLFACLVDFFSNCDRYTRGRMLSCLAGDPSNKGSCETGFKDGDLFMSYKSMFQDVRDSVDWVHFKGTLKEKTVENLEKYVVRDGKLPLLLSRMNEVAKVFLATNSDFKYTDKIMTYLFDFPHGPKPGTSHRPWKSYFDLILVDARKPLFFGEGTVLRQVDTTTGRLKIGTYTGPLQHGIVYSGGSSDIVCDLLGAKGKDIVYIGDHIFGDILKSKKRQGWRTFLVIPELAQELHVWTDKSSLFEELQGLDIFLAELYKHLDSSSNERPDISTLQGRVKKVTHDMDMCYGMMGSLFRSGSRQTLFASQVMRYADLYAASFINLLYYPFSYLFRAAHVLMPHESTVEHTHVDIDMESPLATRNRTHCNDCKDMECKRNQLTRSFSEIKPPNLFPQTPQEITHCHDEDDDEEEEEEEEEEEEEE, encoded by the exons GGTGTTTGTCAACAGAAGTTTGGCCATGGAGAAGATTAAGTGCTTTGGCTTTGACATGGATTACACTTTAGCAG tgtaCAAGTCACCGGAGTACGAGTCACTCGGCTTTGAGCTCACAGTGGAGCGCATGGTCTCCATCGGTTACCCCCAGGAGCTGCTCAGTTTTGTGTACGACCCATCCTTTCCCACCAG GGGCCTTGTGTTTGATACCATGTATGGAAACCTGTTGAAGGTAGATGCCTATGGTAATATCCTGGTCTGTGTCCACGGATTCAACTTCCTCCGAGG CCCAGAGATTCGTGAACGGTACCCAAACAAGTTCATCCAGAGAGATGATACAGAGCGCTTTTATATCCTTAACACACTCTTCAACCTGCCAG AGACCTACCTCTTTGCATGCCTTGTGGACTTTTTCTCCAACTGTGACAGATACACAAG GGGGAGAATGCTTTCCTGTTTGGCTGGGGACCCCTCCAACAAGGGAAG ctGTGAAACCGGCTTCAAAGATGGAGACCTCTTCATGTCCTACAAGAGCATGTTCCAGGACGTCCGCGACTCAGTTGACTGGGTCCACTTCAAG GGTACGCTGAAGGAGAAGACAGTTGAGAACCTGGAGAAGTATGTAGTGAGGGAT GGGAagctgcctctcctcctcagcagaaTGAATGAAGTAGCCAAGGTTTTCTTGGCTACCAACAGTGACTTCAAATACACTGAC AAAATCATGACCTACCTGTTTGACTTTCCTCATGGCCCCAag CCTGGTACCTCCCACCGACCGTGGAAGTCCTACTTTGATCTGATCCTGGTGGACGCCAGGAAGCCGCTGTTCTTCGGGGAGGGGACGGTGCTCCGACAAGTCGACACG aCAACAGGGCGTCTGAAGATAGGAACCTACACAGGACCTCTGCAGCATGGGATAGTCTACTCTGGAG GTTCGTCAGACATCGTGTGCGACCTCCTTGGAGCCAAGGGGAAGGACATCGTGTACATCGGGGACCACATCTTCGGAGACATCCTCAAGTCCAAGAAGCGTCAAGGCTGGAGGACGTTCCTGGTCATACCCGAGCTGGCCCAGGAACTGCATGTGTGGACCGACAAGAGCT CATTATTTGAAGAACTGCAGGGCCTGGACATTTTCTTGGCTGAACTCTACAA ACAtctggacagcagcagcaacgaGAGGCCAGACATCAGCACTCTTCAGGGAAGAGTCAAG AAAGTGACACACGACATGGACATGTGCTACGGCATGATGGGTAGCCTTTTCCGCAGTGGCTCCAGACAGACCCTGTTTGCCTCCCAAGTGATGCGATACGCCGACCTGTACGCCGCCTCCTTCATCAATCTACTGTACTACCCCTTCAGCTACCTCTTCCGGGCCGCACATGTGCTG ATGCCCCATGAGTCGACGGTCGAACACACCCACGTGGACATCGACATGGAGTCGCCGCTGGCCACGCGCAACCGCACCCACTGCAACGACTGCAAGGACATGGAGTGCAAACGCAACCAGCTGACCCGCTCCTTCAGCGAGATCAAACCTCCCAACCTCTTCCCACAGACCCCCCAGGAGATCACTCACTGCCACGATGAAGatgacgacgaggaggaggaggaggaggaggaggaggaggaagaggaagagtag